The region GCCGCTATCCGAGCGACGAGTTCGCCGAACTGCGGCCCCGCCTCGTGTGGGACAGGGTCGAGGATCGGCTCGAGGGCCGAGGCAACGCCCAGCTCCTGGCGGTGACCAACCCGGGCACCATCCCCGACCGGGGCCTGTACACCGTGACGCTCCCCGATGGCGGCAGGGTCGGGGAGCTCGACGAGGAGATGGTCTACGAGTCGAGGCCGGGCGAGGTGTTCGTGCTCGGATCGACGTCGTGGAAGGTCTCCGAGATCACCCAGGACAAGGTCGTCGTCACCCCGGCTCCGGCCGACGCGGCGGCCAAGATGCCCTTCTGGCACGGGGACGGTCCCGGCAGGCCCCTCGAGCTCGGAAAGGCGATCGGCGCTTTCATCAGAGAGATCGGCGCTCTCGATCCCGCAAGAGCGTCCGACCTGCTCGAGGAGCGCTATCGGCTCGACCCGTGGGCAGCGAGGAACCTGGCGCACTACTTCGAGGAGGAGAAGGCCGCCACCGGTGTTCTGCCGTCCGACAGGACGATCGTGGTGGAACGGTTCCGTGACGAGATCGGCGATTGGCGGGTGGCACTCCTCTCCCCGTTCGGAGCGAGGGTTCACGCCCCGTGGGCCCTGGCGGCGCGGCGGCGCTACCGAGACGCCAACGCGTCCGAGGTCGACGTGCTGTGGTCGGACGACGGGATCATGTTCCGCTTCCCGGACGTCGACACGCCTCCCTCGTCCGCAGAGATCCTCATCACGGCCGAAGAGATCGAGGAGCTGGTCTTGGAGGAGGTCGGAGACAGCGCCCTGTTCGCCAGCCGCTTCCGGGAGGCGGCGGCCCGGGCACTGCTCCTCCCCCGCCGCCGGCCGGGCGCCCGGACTCCGCTGTGGCTGCAACGCCGCAAGGCAGCCAACCTGCTCGAGGTCGCCAGGCAATACGGGTCGTTCCCTGTGATCCTCGAGACCTATCGCGAAGTGCTCCAGGACCACTTCGACCTCCCGGCCCTGCAGGAGGTGCTCGGCGCCATCGCCAAGCGGACCGTCCGGGTGCGCGAGGTCGACCTCCACGGGCCGAGCCCGTTCGCTTCCTCTCTCATGTTCGACTTCATCGCGTCGTTCATGTACGAGTACGACGCCCCGCTCGCCGAGAAGCGCGCCGCCGCCCTCACCCTCGACCGCTCACTGCTCCAGGAGCTTCTCGGGGAGCCTGAGTTCCGCGATCTGCTCGACGCCGACGTGATCGCCGCCGTCGAGCGCGAGCTGCAGCGGCTCGCCGACGGGCGCAAGATCGGCACCCCCGACCAGCTCCACGACGCCTTGAACGATCTGGGGCCGCTGACACGCCCCGCCATCGAGGCCCGCCTCGACGACCCGGCGACCGCAGACGGATGGCTGACCCGCCTCATCGAAGCCCGCCGGGTCGTCCCGATCCGATTCGGCGGCGAGGACCGGATCGCGGCCGTCGAGGACCTCGCCAGGCTGCGTGACGCGGTCGGGATCTCGCCACCGAGGGGCGTCGCCCCGTCCCTCCTCGAACCGGTGCTCGACCCGCTCGGTGACGTGGTCGGTCGCTACGCCAGGACCCACGGCCCGTTCGCGGTCGAAGCCGCCGCCTCGGAGCTGCGGCTCCCGCCGGCGGCCGTCGCCGAGGTGCTCCACCGCCTCCGTGGCCAGGGCAGAGTCTCGGCCGGTGCGTACCGTCCTGGACGGTCGGGCCAGGAATGGGTCGACAACGAGGTGTTGCGTCGCATCAGGCGGCGCTCGCTCGCCGTGCTGCGCCGTGAGGTCGAGGCCGTCGAACCCGCCGCCTACGCCGGGTACCTGGCAGGCTGGCACGGCATCGGCCAGACGACCGGGCGGCGCGATCGGATATTCGAGGTCGTTCGCCAGCTCCAGGGCTGCGCCGTCCCGGCGTCGACACTCGAGTCGGAGATCCTGCCGAGCCGTATGGATTACGAGCCGGCGATCCTCGACAACCTGCTCGCCTCGGGGGACGTCATGTGGATGGGCCGCGGCCCGCTCGGCGCAGCCGACGGCCGGGTCGCCCTCTACCTGCGTGAGCAAGCGCCGCTCCTCCACTGGCCCCTCGACGGCGCCCACCCGGACGGCGAGCTGCATGATCGCCTGCGCACCCACCTGCGAGAGCGCGGGGCCTCGTTTTTCCGCGACCTGTACGCCGCGGCCGAAGGAGGCGACCCGGGCGTCGTCCTCGACGCATTATGGGATCTCGTCTGGTCCGGCGAAGTGACCAACGACACGATGGCCCCGTTGCGAGCGTTCCTCTGGGGCAGGGCGAAGCGAAGGTCGGGCGGCAAACCCCAGCTCTCGGCGGCCACGCCCCCTGCCGGATCCGGGCGGTGGTACCTCGCCGTCGACGTTCTCGACGTGCCGCCCGCCCCGTCCCCGGAGCAAGCCGCCAAGGCGATCGCCGAGCAGCTCCTCGAGCGTCACGGGATCGTCACCCGCGACGCCGCCCTGTCCGAGTCGATACCGGGAGGGTTCGCCGGGCTCTACCCGGTGTTCGCGGCGCTCGAGGACGCCGGGCGGGTACGGCGCGGCTACTTCGTCGAAGGTCAGGGCGGCGCCCAGTTCGGGCTGCCTGGAGCGATCGACCGCCTTCGCAGCCGCGATGCGCGGGGCATCGTCATCCTGTCGGCGGTCGACCCAGCCAATCCGTACGGCGCGTCACTCCCGTGGCCGGGCCATCCGGAAAAGCGGCCCGCCCGCCGGGCAGGTTCCCAAGTCGTCCTCAACGACGGCGGTCTGATCGCCTGGATCGATCGGGGTGGACGAACTGCGGTCACGTTCGACGAGCCAGACGCCGGCCTCGTGGCGGCGGCGCTCGCAGACGCCTTCAGGAGGCGGGGTGGCCGATCCGCTCTCGAGTCGGTCGACGGCGCCACGGCCCTCGGGTCGTGGCTGGCTCCCCACCTGGAGGCTGCCGGCTTCGCCGTCGGTTACCGGGGGTTCACCCTCCGTTCACGCCACCCGAGCCGTGCCTGAGGGCGACTCGCTCGTCCACGCAGCCGACGAGCTGCGCCCGCGACTCCAGGGGCGCGCCGTCGTACGGCTGCACGGGAGCCACCGGGCGCTCCACCCCAACGCCCGGCGGATCACCGGGCGGGTGATCTCGGACGTTCGCACCGTCGGCAAGCACATGTTGATCGACTTCGACAACGGCTGGACGCTGCGCACCCACCTCGGCATGACCGGAGGATGGCAGCACTACCAGCCGGGCGAGCCCTGGCGGCGCAGCCCCGGCAAGGCTCGGGTCGTCATCGAGACCGCCGACTGTGTGGCCGTCTGCTTCGCCGCCCCGACGGTGGAGCTCGCCCCGACCGAGCGGATCGGTATCCGCCACCTCGGGCCCGACCTCATGGCGGACGAGGTCGACTGGGACGGCATCGTGCGGCGCGCCAGGCAGTCTCCGGGACGGACGGCGGCCGACCTCCTCCTCGATCAGCGGGTCATGGCCGGCGTCGGGAACGTCTACAAGTCTGAGACGCTGTTCCTCGAGGGCATCGATCCGCAGCGACCCGTCGCCACGCTCACGGACGACGATGTCGGTCGCATCGCCGGGCGCGCCCGGAAGCTCCTCATGGCGAACCGAGAGCCGGCCATGCGGTCGACGACGCGGTCTACGACCGGGTCCCGCCGGCCGGGTGCGAACTACTGGGTGTACCGCAGGGCGGGCCGTTCGTGCCGGCGGTGCGGGGCCACGGTCCTCACGGACACGCACGGCGAGCTCGACCGCTCGACGTACTGGTGCCCGAGCTGTCAGGCGCCTCCGAGGTCGTAGAGACGATCGTACGGGTAGATGCCCGTGCCATGACCGTCCGGGCCGAACACGAACGTCAGGGCATACCCGCCAACGATCCGCGTATCTGTGATCGTGACCGGCACCGGACCCGCGAGCACGAGTCGGGTCTTCTCCATACCGGCCGGCTCGCGGCAAGTGGCACAGTGGCAAGCGCCTCGCAGCTGAGAGGCGCTCAGCGTCGTCTGCTCGCCGTCCTCCCAGGTGAGGACGACCCGGCTCTGCTCCTCCACCTCGACGCGGCTCGGGATGCGCCCCGTCACGACGTCCGCCGGGCCGGGGCACGCTGGTCTGTGGGGCGTCGCATCACACCCCGAGCGTAGGGCCGCAGACGTCTGCCACGAGCCGATCCGGAGGTAGCGGGTCCGGCGCGGTGAGCCTGCGGGTCCCGACTGGCGGCCGCCGATTACCGTTGACACATGGCAGAGGCTCTGCAGGTTCACCTCGACGAGATGCGCAGCAAAGGACTCCGCCTGACGCGCGCCAGGCGAGCGGTGATCG is a window of Acidimicrobiia bacterium DNA encoding:
- a CDS encoding DNA-formamidopyrimidine glycosylase family protein, which encodes MPEGDSLVHAADELRPRLQGRAVVRLHGSHRALHPNARRITGRVISDVRTVGKHMLIDFDNGWTLRTHLGMTGGWQHYQPGEPWRRSPGKARVVIETADCVAVCFAAPTVELAPTERIGIRHLGPDLMADEVDWDGIVRRARQSPGRTAADLLLDQRVMAGVGNVYKSETLFLEGIDPQRPVATLTDDDVGRIAGRARKLLMANREPAMRSTTRSTTGSRRPGANYWVYRRAGRSCRRCGATVLTDTHGELDRSTYWCPSCQAPPRS
- a CDS encoding DUF971 domain-containing protein; protein product: MTGRIPSRVEVEEQSRVVLTWEDGEQTTLSASQLRGACHCATCREPAGMEKTRLVLAGPVPVTITDTRIVGGYALTFVFGPDGHGTGIYPYDRLYDLGGA
- a CDS encoding DEAD/DEAH box helicase, with the protein product MALERFSEAARAWFDASFAAPTSAQTMGWEAIARGDHTLIHAPTGSGKTLAAFLWAIDRLASEPPPEERRRCRVLYVSPMKALAYDVERNLRAPLTGIQLAAEWLGAAVPAITTAMRTGDTPPGDRQAMVRHPPDILITTPESLYLMLTSQARGMLESVRWVIVDEIHSIAGTKRGSHLSISLERLSEITEVEPQRIGLSATQRPLERIAEFLGGGTLGDGAWAARPVTVVDAPWEKQLDVEIVVPVEDMTRPEETPVPDAVEEGSRRSIWPAMYPRLLDLVLDHTSTLLFVNSRGLAERLAAELNRLAGSELVQSHHGSVSREQRLTIENRLKRGELRGVVATSTLELGIDMAAIDLVVLVESPASVARALQRVGRAGHQVGAASVAKVFPKHRGDLLETAVVVERMHAGAIEETTIPRNPLDVLAQHVVAAVSVEPRSSDGLYELVRRAAPYRDLPRSSFDAVLDMLSGRYPSDEFAELRPRLVWDRVEDRLEGRGNAQLLAVTNPGTIPDRGLYTVTLPDGGRVGELDEEMVYESRPGEVFVLGSTSWKVSEITQDKVVVTPAPADAAAKMPFWHGDGPGRPLELGKAIGAFIREIGALDPARASDLLEERYRLDPWAARNLAHYFEEEKAATGVLPSDRTIVVERFRDEIGDWRVALLSPFGARVHAPWALAARRRYRDANASEVDVLWSDDGIMFRFPDVDTPPSSAEILITAEEIEELVLEEVGDSALFASRFREAAARALLLPRRRPGARTPLWLQRRKAANLLEVARQYGSFPVILETYREVLQDHFDLPALQEVLGAIAKRTVRVREVDLHGPSPFASSLMFDFIASFMYEYDAPLAEKRAAALTLDRSLLQELLGEPEFRDLLDADVIAAVERELQRLADGRKIGTPDQLHDALNDLGPLTRPAIEARLDDPATADGWLTRLIEARRVVPIRFGGEDRIAAVEDLARLRDAVGISPPRGVAPSLLEPVLDPLGDVVGRYARTHGPFAVEAAASELRLPPAAVAEVLHRLRGQGRVSAGAYRPGRSGQEWVDNEVLRRIRRRSLAVLRREVEAVEPAAYAGYLAGWHGIGQTTGRRDRIFEVVRQLQGCAVPASTLESEILPSRMDYEPAILDNLLASGDVMWMGRGPLGAADGRVALYLREQAPLLHWPLDGAHPDGELHDRLRTHLRERGASFFRDLYAAAEGGDPGVVLDALWDLVWSGEVTNDTMAPLRAFLWGRAKRRSGGKPQLSAATPPAGSGRWYLAVDVLDVPPAPSPEQAAKAIAEQLLERHGIVTRDAALSESIPGGFAGLYPVFAALEDAGRVRRGYFVEGQGGAQFGLPGAIDRLRSRDARGIVILSAVDPANPYGASLPWPGHPEKRPARRAGSQVVLNDGGLIAWIDRGGRTAVTFDEPDAGLVAAALADAFRRRGGRSALESVDGATALGSWLAPHLEAAGFAVGYRGFTLRSRHPSRA